Part of the Pseudomonas baltica genome is shown below.
CTGTACCGTCTGCAACCCGCAGCCAACCACCCGCGCTTCGAACGCCTGCAACGCCAGTTGCCGGGCCGCGAACCGGGTGTGATCACGCCCAATCGCTTGCGCTGGAACCCGCTGGACATTCCCGCGCAGCCTTGTGACTTCATCGATGGGCTGGTGCCGCTGGCCGCAACCCACGCTAGCGATCAGGCCGAGGGCGTCAGCGTCTACCTCTATGCCGCCAATCGCTCGATGCAACGCGCGTTCTTCAGCGCCGACGGCGAATGGCTGGTGGTGCCGCAACAGGGGCGGTTGCGGGTGATCACCGAACTCGGGGTGCTGGAGGTCGAACCGCAAGAGATCCTCGTGTTGCCGCGCGGCCTGAAGTTCAAGGTCGAATTGCCGGACACCATTGCGCGGGGCTATATCTGCGAGAACCACGCCAGCCCCTTGCGCCTGCCTGACCTGGGGCCCATCGGCAGCAACGGCCTGGCCAACCCGCGGGATTTTCTCAGCCCGGTGGCGCGTTTCGAGGACTTGCGCCAACCCTGCCAACTGGTGCAGAAATTCCTCGGCGAGCTGTGGGCCACCGAGCTGCCGCACTCGCCCTTCGACGTGGTCGCCTGGCACGGCAACAACGTGCCTTGTAAATACGATCTGCGGCACTTCAATACCTTGGGCACGGTGAGCTTCGATCACCCCGACCCGTCTATCTTTACCGTGCTGACCTCGCCCAGCCCGGACCCTGGCGTCGCCACCGTCGATTTCGTGATCTTCCCGCCACGCTGGATGGTGGCCGAGAACACCTTTCGTCCGCCTTGGTTCCACCGCAATGTGATGAACGAATTCATGGGCCTGATCAGCGGCGCCTACGACGCCAAGGCGAGCGGCTTCAGCCCCGGCGGCGCCTCGCTGCACAGCTGCATGAGCGCCCATGGCCCGGACGACAGCACCGTGCAACTGGCCACCGAGGCCGAGCTGCGCCCACACAAGATCGAGCAGACCATGGCCTTCATGTTCGAGACACGCTACGTGTTGCGGCCTAGCCGCGCCGCTTTGGCGTTACCGCAGTTGCAGAACGATTACGACAGCTGCTGGGCCGGCATGCCCACGCGCTTCGACGGGAATCAACCATGAGCCAGGCACCGCAGAGCTGGATTACCTCGGCCAATGGCCATCCGGACTTTCCCCTCCATAACTTGCCGTTAGGTATCTTCAGCCACGGCGACGGCACCCCCCGTGGCGGCGCCGCCATCGGCGATTTGCTGCTGGACCTTCGCGCCGCCATCGCCCTGGGTGTGTTCACGGGTGCAGCGCTGGCAGCGGCCGAGGCGGCCAGTGGCGCGACGCTGAATGCTTTCTTTGCGCTGGGCAGTGCGGCGCGCCAAGCCTTGCGCGCGGCCTTGCTCGACCTGCTGGGCGAACACAGTACGGTGCAAACCTTGCTGGCCAGCGCCCTTCATCCACAGATCGACTGCCAGATGCACCTGCCCGCGCAAGTAGGCGACTACACCGACTTCTACGTGGGCATCCACCACGCGACCAACGTGGGCAAGCTGTTGCGCCCGGACACTCCGCTGCTGCCCAACTACAAATACGTGCCTATCGGCTATCACGGCCGCGCGTCGACCTTGAATATCAGCGGCACGCCGGTCCATCGGCCTAACGGCCAGACGCTGCCGAACGGCGCCAGCGAGCCAGTGTTCGGCCCCTGCGGGCGGCTCGACTTCGAGCTAGAGCTGGGTGTCTGGATTGGCCCCGGCAATGCCCAAGGCACGGCTATCGCCATTGATCGGGCGGCCGAGCATATCGCCGGTTTTTGCCTGCTCAACGATTGGTCGGCACGGGATATTCAGGTCTGGGAATATCAGCCGCTGGGGCCTTTTTTGTCCAAGAGCTTCGCCACTACGCTGTCGCCCTGGGTGGTCACTGCCGAGGCGCTGGCACCGTTCCGTTGCGCCCAACCCCCGCGCCCCGCCGGTGACCCGCAGCCGCTTGGGTATTTGCTGGCCGAACAGGATCAACGCCATGGCGCGCTGAATATCGAGTTGCAGGCGCTGCTGCTGACACCGCTGATGCGTGAGCAGGGGCTGGCGCCGCAACGTTTGGGGCTGAGCAATACGCAGCACATGTACTGGACGGTTGCGCAGATGGTGGCGCATCACAGCGTTAACGGCTGCCGGTTGCAACCGGGGGATTTGCTCGGCACCGGGACCTTATCAGGGCCGGACGAAGGGGAGTCTGGCAGCCTGCTGGAGATCACCGAGGGCGGGAAGTTGCCGTTGGTACTGGCCAACGGTGAAACGCGGCTGTTTCTGGAAGATGGCGATGAGGTGATTTTGCGGGCCAGATGCCACGGGGCGGGGCTGCCGGAAATTGGGTTTGGGGAGTGTCGAGGCGTTGTGGTGGCGGCTTAGGTCAGCGCTCGGCGCAGCTAGTCGAAACCCGCTTGAACGCCTCGCGTGCGCGGCCACTAAGGGTCATGCAAACAGACCGCTCGGTCATCTTTCATCCGCTGCGACAGCGCGACCAATCGTCACAGACGAAATTATTCCTTATCATACGCGGCTTAAACGATTCCATAGCCCGACGGGATGAACCCGGTACTGCCTCCATAAGGAGCAAACATGTCCAGAATTTCCCACAAGGGATTGCGCAGCGCCTTTCGCGAGTTGCTGGCCTCACACACCTGCTATCACACCGCTTCCGTGTTCGATCCGATGTCTGCGCGGATCGCCGCCGACCTCGGCTTTGAGGTCGGTATTCTCGGCGGCTCGGTCGCCTCCCTGCAGGTGCTGGGTGCACCGGATTTCGCACTGATCACGCTGTCCGAATTCGTCGAGCAGGCCACGCGCATTGGTCGCGTCGCTCAGCTGCCGGTACTCGCCGACGCCGATCACGGGTACGGCAACGCCCTCAACGTGATGCGCACCGTGACCGAGCTGGAGCGAGCCGGGATCGCCGCGCTGACCATCGAAGACACCCTGCTGCCCGCCCAATTCGGGCGCAAGTCCACCGACCTGATCTCTGTCGAGGAAGGCATCGGCAAGATCCGCGCGGGCCTCGAAGCCCGCGTCGACCCCGAGCTGGCGATCATCGCTCGCACCAACGCTGGTGTGCTGTCGACCGAAGAAGTGATTCACCGCACCAGGGCCTATCAGAAGGCCGGTGCCGACGGTATCTGTATGGTCGGCGTGCGCGACTTCGAGCATCTGGAAGAAATCGCCGCCAACCTGACCGTGCCGTTGATGTTGGTGACCTACGGCAATAAGGCGCTGCAGGACGATGCGCGCCTGGCCAAGCTCGGTGTGCGTATCTGCGTGGATGGCCACGGCGCCTATTTCGCGGCCATCAAGGCCACCTATGATGCCTTGCGCGCGCAACGCAACCTGACGCACAGCACCGAGAACCTCAGCGCGACTGAATTGACCCGCGTTTATACGCGCCCGGAACGCTACGTCGAGTGGGCTCGGGAATTCATGCACGTCGATGAGTGATGTTTGCTGGGAGCCGGTGAAGACCTTTCGCCGCCCGACGCGCCCGCCCACTCACACAGGTGAGGGGCGGTCGCACGGAACTTAAAGGACCAAGCGCCACACTGAGTTTCAACGCGTCCTTCGTCGAGCTCATCATGGCCCACTCCGCCTCGCCTCGCAGCACCTATGCGCTGGATGCGCTGAACTTCTTTCTGGCCGATGTACGCGACGGCCTGGGGCCTTATCTGGCCATCTACCTGTTGGCCGTGCACCATTGGGAACCTGCCAGCATCGGCCTGGTGATGACCCTTGCCGGCCTGGCCGCGTTGGTGACCCAGACCCCGGCTGGCGCGCTGATCGACCGCACCCGCGGCAAGCGCCTGATCGTCGCCGTGGCCGCTTTGGTGGTCACTGGCAGTTGCGTGATCCTGCCGTTCATCAACGACTTCACCTGGGTCGCGCTGACCCAGGCGTTCAGCGCGGCGGCGGCCTCGATTTTCGCCCCGGCCATTGCAGCCATCTCCTTGGGCATGACCGGCCCGAAGGCCTTCACTCGCCGGACCGGGCGCAACGAAACCTTCAATCACGCAGGCAATGCCTGTGCTGCCCTGCTGGCGGGGGGCTTCGCCTGGTTGTTCGGGCCGGTGGCGGTGTTCTACCTGATGGCGATCATGGCGGTCTGCAGTGTCGTGGCCGTAGTGGCCGTTGCACCGGGGGATATCGATCATCAAATGGCGCGGGGCTTCGATCCTGCCCACGGCGAGCAAGCCTCCGGCTGGCGGGTGCTGCTGAGCAATCGCTCGCTGCTGTTGTTCGCGTTTTGTTGCGCGTTATTTCACCTGGCCAATGCCGCCATGCTGCCGCTGGTGAGCCAGAAGCTCTCGCAGTTCGACCTGAGCCTGGCCACCCCGTTGACCTCGGCGTGCATCGTCGCTGCGCAGCTGGTGATGGTACCTGCCGCACTACTAGTGGGCGCCCGTGCCGATCGCTGGGGGCGCAAACCGCTGTTGCTGGCTGGG
Proteins encoded:
- the hmgA gene encoding homogentisate 1,2-dioxygenase, which codes for MPASPTPPSALTYLSGFGNQFSSEALPGALPVGRNSPQRPPYGLYAEQFSGSAFTVPRSEARRTWLYRLQPAANHPRFERLQRQLPGREPGVITPNRLRWNPLDIPAQPCDFIDGLVPLAATHASDQAEGVSVYLYAANRSMQRAFFSADGEWLVVPQQGRLRVITELGVLEVEPQEILVLPRGLKFKVELPDTIARGYICENHASPLRLPDLGPIGSNGLANPRDFLSPVARFEDLRQPCQLVQKFLGELWATELPHSPFDVVAWHGNNVPCKYDLRHFNTLGTVSFDHPDPSIFTVLTSPSPDPGVATVDFVIFPPRWMVAENTFRPPWFHRNVMNEFMGLISGAYDAKASGFSPGGASLHSCMSAHGPDDSTVQLATEAELRPHKIEQTMAFMFETRYVLRPSRAALALPQLQNDYDSCWAGMPTRFDGNQP
- the fahA gene encoding fumarylacetoacetase; this encodes MSQAPQSWITSANGHPDFPLHNLPLGIFSHGDGTPRGGAAIGDLLLDLRAAIALGVFTGAALAAAEAASGATLNAFFALGSAARQALRAALLDLLGEHSTVQTLLASALHPQIDCQMHLPAQVGDYTDFYVGIHHATNVGKLLRPDTPLLPNYKYVPIGYHGRASTLNISGTPVHRPNGQTLPNGASEPVFGPCGRLDFELELGVWIGPGNAQGTAIAIDRAAEHIAGFCLLNDWSARDIQVWEYQPLGPFLSKSFATTLSPWVVTAEALAPFRCAQPPRPAGDPQPLGYLLAEQDQRHGALNIELQALLLTPLMREQGLAPQRLGLSNTQHMYWTVAQMVAHHSVNGCRLQPGDLLGTGTLSGPDEGESGSLLEITEGGKLPLVLANGETRLFLEDGDEVILRARCHGAGLPEIGFGECRGVVVAA
- a CDS encoding oxaloacetate decarboxylase yields the protein MSRISHKGLRSAFRELLASHTCYHTASVFDPMSARIAADLGFEVGILGGSVASLQVLGAPDFALITLSEFVEQATRIGRVAQLPVLADADHGYGNALNVMRTVTELERAGIAALTIEDTLLPAQFGRKSTDLISVEEGIGKIRAGLEARVDPELAIIARTNAGVLSTEEVIHRTRAYQKAGADGICMVGVRDFEHLEEIAANLTVPLMLVTYGNKALQDDARLAKLGVRICVDGHGAYFAAIKATYDALRAQRNLTHSTENLSATELTRVYTRPERYVEWAREFMHVDE
- a CDS encoding MFS transporter, whose amino-acid sequence is MAHSASPRSTYALDALNFFLADVRDGLGPYLAIYLLAVHHWEPASIGLVMTLAGLAALVTQTPAGALIDRTRGKRLIVAVAALVVTGSCVILPFINDFTWVALTQAFSAAAASIFAPAIAAISLGMTGPKAFTRRTGRNETFNHAGNACAALLAGGFAWLFGPVAVFYLMAIMAVCSVVAVVAVAPGDIDHQMARGFDPAHGEQASGWRVLLSNRSLLLFAFCCALFHLANAAMLPLVSQKLSQFDLSLATPLTSACIVAAQLVMVPAALLVGARADRWGRKPLLLAGFAILPIRGVLYTLSDNPYWLVGVQLLDGIGAGLFGALLPLVVKDLTAGTGRFNVSLGAVTTAFGLGAALSNGLAGWVVQEAGYSAAFLTLAGIAALAVLLLLALPESLDRSPTAS